AAGGGGTGGGGTATAAGATTATTTTTTCCCTTTGATTTTATTTTTTTGTTCTTCGCCTTACGGTGATTTTGCTCCGTATGAGCATCAATGGGGCAAGGCCCCATACCCCAAGTTTTAAAAATAATATTTATTATTATTGATATACTTAATAAAAATGTCTTACTAATATTGCCTTAAACCTCTAATTAAATTAATAGTAATTTCGCTACTTGAACATTTTTAGGAGGTTTGAATGTTAAAAATTATCTCAAAAACTTTTAATTATATATTTTATTTGCCAATTAGGTATGAAAAATCAGTAGTTTTTTCCAGAACACAAAATAGGGCTTTTGAAGGCTCGGTTATAAATCAAAAGGAGCTTGCTGAATTATATTTTGAAAAAAATGATATAATGCAAGCTTTTGCTTGGTCTTATGTATCATCCCGTAAAGGTTTAAAAGAAGCTATTCTATTAAATAAAAAGTATTCAGAAATGCTAACCGAAGATCAACTTGAAAAATCAATAAATTTAGGAGAGGAGTATATAAAAAAATATACTGACGGTTTTTATGCAAATTGGTAAAAATACTTGTTGATAAGTATTCAATGTGTATCTAAATTAGTCTCTATTTCAATAATTTTTCTTTTTCTTATTTGCGGTTCTATAAAAATAATTCTATGATTTCGTCTATTTTCTCCGCATGGTTGCATTCTAAAGTGTCCTTTCACGCTCCATTCATTTTTTGAATAAATTGGCAGCTTCTTCCATCCATATCCTACTTTAAAGTAGTCAATTGAAGATTCATTACTAATATAATTTTTATTTATTATATGATCATCTCTTACATAATTATCTTTTGGTATTTCTTTATTAACCTTTCTCAAGTCAACATTTGAGCTTTGAATATATAGCATCAATTTTAAAATTTTAATAAGAGCTAAATTTTGTTCTTTCAACTCAATTTTATGATCAGTTACAATATTTTTTAACCCATCAATCCTATATATTTCATGATAAGCATGAATTAGGTCAAATTTAGAATTACAAGGTCTAAAAAAATCATGCAAAATAAAATTGTTATTTATATTTCTCAATGAAAAAAATAAATAATTCCCTTTATTAGAGTTCATCTTTGATATTTGAACAATATTTATTTCTGAGTTTCTATACTTTAGTAGATTTTTTGCGAAGATAATAATAGAATCATTACTAAATTCAATTATATTATTTGATAATATTTTTTCAATATCTAGATCAAAATTCATATAATCAGATAAGAAATCATCATTTATTTTATAAATAGGCTGATTTGAATCGAAAAATTTTAAATATGTTAACAATCTTTCATGATTTATTTTAAAATTTAATCTCGTTTGTAATACTTGATTTCTTTTTAAAATTTGAAATTCATTTTGTAATTCGTTAGTTAATAATTTGTCTTTCTGATTATAAAAGTTAATACAGTCCTTAATGTTTTTTCTTAATTTATCTTTATTTACATTTGAACTAAATTTTATGTTTATTTCATTTTTATTAGAAATATAAGGGATAAATAGATTTTTTAAATCAGTATCAATAAAATTAATTATATCTTTTGAAAAGTGACTCATTTTAAAATTCTTTCTATCAATTGCAAAATTATTTGTCGGACTATATTTAAAGTAATATAAATATTAGCTAAAAGGAATCATTTATATATTAAATTTTATTAAAGAGGTCTTGTAAAACCAATATGTTGAAAAAAGTGAGGATTAAGTAAACACAATAAAAAAAGATAAAAAAATATTTTCAACACACTTGACACATACGACAATTTATCGTATATTTTTAATTGATAGGGAGGTCTCTATCAATTAAACCACTCCGCATAAAATGCGGTAAAGGGAGAGAGTTATGAAAGATTTATTTAATGATTTTGAAGTTATTTCATCCTACACTACAGAACAAGCTATAGAGGATGGTGTTTTAGTTAATTTATCTGATCTATTTAAAAAAGAAGTTAACGAATCTGGAATTTTAATCCCGATTTATTGCACATCTTCTGTATTTAACAATTATATAAAATTAACACCAGCCGCAGAAAGAGCTTTAAACGACGAAAAAGGGAGAGCTTGGGATCTATTATTTATGTCAAGACAAGCTCTAAAATCTGCATCAAAAGAGGGTAATATCGGTAAAAGTTTTTATTTTAAATTTTATTGCGTTGTAAAAAGAGTTAATCCAACATTATGTACATGTAAAGTTATTTGTGACGGTTATTCATTTACAATACTTGAAATAAATGAGGATTAATTTTAAAACTTAGTCCTTAAATTGAAAAGATTTATTAAATTATCGCTTGACACATACGACAAATTGACTTATCTTATTTAAGAAGATAAAGAGTTTTTTATCTTCTTAAACCTCTCCGCAACTAGCGGTCAATGGAGTACTTTCTTATGTTAAATCCTTTTTTAAATTCCTACCGTTCCGAATTAAGCAAATTAAGAGCAGAAAATGAAGGAATTTTTATTCCTCATTTATCAAGTAACAACGCAAAATTGAAAACTGAAAAAATCGCTTCTTTTGGATTAATTGCAGGTATTACTTGTCCAGGTGCGGCAGAATGCAATAGTAACCGTTATTGCTACGCTCAAAATGGCCGTTATGTTATGTCCCAAGCGATGTCTGTACGTGTCGAAAATTTTTTAGCCTCTAAACAAAATCATTTTGTTGATTCAATGATAGTTCTTATCAAATCACTTCCAAAAAATTGGCTCACAATAAGACTTCATGATTCAGGGGATTTTTACTCTCAGGAATACGTAGATAAATGGGAAGAAATCATCTCACAAAATAAAAATAAATTTTTCTATGCCTATACTAAAAGTTTAAATTTAAGTTTAGAAAAATTAATTTCATTAAAAAATGCTCTTATAATTCAAAGCGAAGGTGGGAAATATGATAACAAAATTAATTATGAATTGCCACATACAAAAATTTTTAGAAGTGAGGAGGAGCTTTTAAAAGCTGGCTATGTGAATGCTTCAAACTCGGATTTAAGAGCAATAAAAAGCATAAAAATAGGGCTTATTGTTCACGGTCTGGGTCAAAAAAGATTTTGACCCAGACCCCTAAAACACAAAAGGAGAAAAAAAGATGGCAAATGTAAAATATCCAGAGCAATCAAAAAAAATAAAAGAGATGCGAAAAATTGTTGGAATTACTGCACTAGAAGCCTCTGATATTGTGCATACAGATTTGAGAAACTGGCAAAGATGGGAAGCGGGAGAAA
Above is a window of Silvanigrella paludirubra DNA encoding:
- a CDS encoding GP88 family protein — protein: MLNPFLNSYRSELSKLRAENEGIFIPHLSSNNAKLKTEKIASFGLIAGITCPGAAECNSNRYCYAQNGRYVMSQAMSVRVENFLASKQNHFVDSMIVLIKSLPKNWLTIRLHDSGDFYSQEYVDKWEEIISQNKNKFFYAYTKSLNLSLEKLISLKNALIIQSEGGKYDNKINYELPHTKIFRSEEELLKAGYVNASNSDLRAIKSIKIGLIVHGLGQKRF
- a CDS encoding DUF6573 family protein, which gives rise to MKDLFNDFEVISSYTTEQAIEDGVLVNLSDLFKKEVNESGILIPIYCTSSVFNNYIKLTPAAERALNDEKGRAWDLLFMSRQALKSASKEGNIGKSFYFKFYCVVKRVNPTLCTCKVICDGYSFTILEINED